A part of Astatotilapia calliptera chromosome 15, fAstCal1.2, whole genome shotgun sequence genomic DNA contains:
- the hlx1 gene encoding H2.0-like homeobox protein isoform X2 has protein sequence MYTAGLNPFYASNFSLWSAYCAGGFAVDTMKKPSFCIADILQAGDAENISGSSALMVHMGHHHHRAQQGHSGNSPLRPSPVAPEPYGARVNPASPYHRHGLQLTSVPRTAFNSQQVPPPSSKDLKFGIDRILSTDFDPKCKEKSSLRGPYAVLTKDTMPQTYKRKRSWSRAVFSNLQRKGLEKRFEIQKYVTKPDRKQLAAMLGLTDAQVKVWFQNRRMKWRHSKEAQAQKDKEKDEKGEKSLSESGGREPKEPLESECESEGGSDCESDEAGEESADGHLDISEHNKPSVIMSGSAPASSTETVATVTDTAASQVLI, from the exons ATGTACACGGCCGGGCTCAATCCGTTTTATGCATCAAACTTCAGCCTCTGGTCCGCGTACTGCGCGGGGGGCTTCGCTGTGGATACCATGAAGAAACCCTCGTTTTGCATCGCAGACATTTTGCAGGCTGGAGATGCGGAGAACATCTCGGGATCGTCGGCCCTCATGGTGCACATGGGACACCACCACCATCGCGCACAACAGGGGCACTCGGGCAACTCTCCGCTGCGCCCTTCTCCCGTTGCGCCGGAGCCGTACGGTGCCAGGGTGAATCCGGCGTCACCCTACCACAGACACGGACTACAACTAACATCAGTACCCAGAACGGCATTTAACTCCCAACAAGTCCCCCCGCCTTCAAGCAAAGACCTCAAATTTGGAATTGATCGGATACTGTCAACAGACTTTGAtccaaaatgcaaagaaaagtcGTCACTAAGAG GTCCATACGCTGTCCTCACAAAAGACACGATGCCTCAGACGTACAAGAGGAAAAGGTCATGGTCCAGAGCAGTGTTTTCAAACCTGCAGAGGAAAGGACTGGAGAAAAGATTTGAAATACAGAAGTACGTCACCAAGCCAGACAGAAAGCAGCTGGCTGCCATGCTGGGACTGACAGACGCTCAG GTGAAGGTTTGGTTTCAGAACAGACGCATGAAGTGGAGACACTCCAAAGAAGCGCAGGCCCAGAAGGACAAGGAGAAGGACGAGAAGGGCGAGAAGAGTCTGTCTGAGTCCGGCGGCAGGGAGCCCAAAGAGCCGCTGGAGTCTGAGTGTGAGAGCGAAGGCGGGAGCGATTGTGAATCCGACGAGGCCGGGGAGGAAAGCGCTGATGGACACTTGGACATTTCTGAGCACAATAAGCCCAGCGTGATCATGAGCGGGAGCGCGCCGGCGAGCAGCACAGAGACGGTGGCCACAGTCACAGACACAGCGGCATCACAGGTGCTAATATGA
- the hlx1 gene encoding H2.0-like homeobox protein isoform X1 yields the protein MYTAGLNPFYASNFSLWSAYCAGGFAVDTMKKPSFCIADILQAGDAENISGSSALMVHMGHHHHRAQQGHSGNSPLRPSPVAPEPYGARVNPASPYHRHGLQLTSVPRTAFNSQQVPPPSSKDLKFGIDRILSTDFDPKCKEKSSLRDLASIVSSNRQSGIHVPVQPSASQFFSSIDHGMSDASSMMSSLGSSSSRQSGQHQFQDTFPGPYAVLTKDTMPQTYKRKRSWSRAVFSNLQRKGLEKRFEIQKYVTKPDRKQLAAMLGLTDAQVKVWFQNRRMKWRHSKEAQAQKDKEKDEKGEKSLSESGGREPKEPLESECESEGGSDCESDEAGEESADGHLDISEHNKPSVIMSGSAPASSTETVATVTDTAASQVLI from the exons ATGTACACGGCCGGGCTCAATCCGTTTTATGCATCAAACTTCAGCCTCTGGTCCGCGTACTGCGCGGGGGGCTTCGCTGTGGATACCATGAAGAAACCCTCGTTTTGCATCGCAGACATTTTGCAGGCTGGAGATGCGGAGAACATCTCGGGATCGTCGGCCCTCATGGTGCACATGGGACACCACCACCATCGCGCACAACAGGGGCACTCGGGCAACTCTCCGCTGCGCCCTTCTCCCGTTGCGCCGGAGCCGTACGGTGCCAGGGTGAATCCGGCGTCACCCTACCACAGACACGGACTACAACTAACATCAGTACCCAGAACGGCATTTAACTCCCAACAAGTCCCCCCGCCTTCAAGCAAAGACCTCAAATTTGGAATTGATCGGATACTGTCAACAGACTTTGAtccaaaatgcaaagaaaagtcGTCACTAAGAG ATCTCGCATCCATCGTTAGCTCGAACCGTCAGTCAGGCATCCACGTCCCCGTTCAGCCTTCAGCCAGCCAGTTCTTCTCCTCCATAGACCACGGGATGAGCGACGCGTCCTCCATGATGAGTTCActaggcagcagcagcagcagacaatCAGGCCAGCATCAGTTTCAGGACACCTTCCCAG GTCCATACGCTGTCCTCACAAAAGACACGATGCCTCAGACGTACAAGAGGAAAAGGTCATGGTCCAGAGCAGTGTTTTCAAACCTGCAGAGGAAAGGACTGGAGAAAAGATTTGAAATACAGAAGTACGTCACCAAGCCAGACAGAAAGCAGCTGGCTGCCATGCTGGGACTGACAGACGCTCAG GTGAAGGTTTGGTTTCAGAACAGACGCATGAAGTGGAGACACTCCAAAGAAGCGCAGGCCCAGAAGGACAAGGAGAAGGACGAGAAGGGCGAGAAGAGTCTGTCTGAGTCCGGCGGCAGGGAGCCCAAAGAGCCGCTGGAGTCTGAGTGTGAGAGCGAAGGCGGGAGCGATTGTGAATCCGACGAGGCCGGGGAGGAAAGCGCTGATGGACACTTGGACATTTCTGAGCACAATAAGCCCAGCGTGATCATGAGCGGGAGCGCGCCGGCGAGCAGCACAGAGACGGTGGCCACAGTCACAGACACAGCGGCATCACAGGTGCTAATATGA